A segment of the Cohnella algarum genome:
GAATTCATCTGTTAAGGATTCGAACGGGATTCCTAAATCCTGAGTGATTTTGTAAATGAGTTGATAAGCGGGTTTCTTGGAATCACCGCGTTCAATGGAGATGATGGTTTGGTGGCTGACACCAACACGCTCACTCATTGCTGTTGTCGTAAAGGACTTGCTGGAGTGAAGTTTTCCAATCTCTTTCCGAAAAAACTTCAATCGTTCCCCAAGCTCAGACGCTCTCAAGTATTCAAATTCATTCGGCGTTATCGTTCGTCGTGGCATGTGCAGTCACCCTTTCTGTTTAATCAGGTTTACAGTGATTATAAAACCTGCTAAGATGAAATGCAAATATATAAATACTAAAACTTATAAATAGGCATTCGGGAGGTTGTTATGGACTTTATACGTGAAATCGGCGTTGATCTGCAAGAACTTAATGATGCTTTGGAGATCGTTCGAGACAAGCGAATTAAGGAGCAGGATTTTATTGAACGACTTGCCTTAACCCTGAATCGAATGTTGGATAGCTCGAAGGAAGATTAGATTTGTTGTCTAACAACAGGTGTACTAGAACGACAACCGAGAGGGCTCAATCCCTTGTCCCACAAGGTTTCTAGGCCTCTCGATATTTGAGGTGAAACCATCATGTTTTTGTACAATAAGCGAAGAGTATCAGAGTTGTTAGACACAGTTCCGATACTCCAGAGCATTAAATCTGCCAAAAAGGTTGAACATTTCAACTGCCCGTACGATAAGCTGATCGTGTGTTCGTATAAACTGCCACGACAACAGTTTATAGACCTTATTCGTCCCGCGAGATTCGAAACGGATGACGATGAAAGCTTTTATCGGTACAAGCTGGTTTATGATCTTTTCAGTGTATATTGGATGCAGATGAACCCGCTGGCCCCCAAAACTTCCATCATGCTGAACCCTTGGAAACATCAACTCTCGCCCGATGATTTACTTGCCTTGGTCGACTTCATTATTGGTAGTCATCTCGATACACATGTAGCACATAACGACGACAAGCTTGACTGGATTCAGTTTCTGACACCGAAGGAGTTTGCGAAACGTATTTATGTAGGCTACCAGAAGATGCCGACGCGAAATTATGATGATCTTGATAAAACCTTCATGTACGGAAATAAAAAAGGTCAGCAGGTAATAATCTACGATAAGGCGGAAGAGCAAGGCCTCGATGGTGAGATTTGGACTCGCCTTGAGAAAAGTAGAAAGCGGCGGGACAAGCGTTCAAGACCAACCTTAATGCAGTTCTTGCTAGAGCAGCGATGCGATGCACTCAAAAATGTGGTTATCGTCGATATTGACAAGTTCAGCGGCAGAGACAAAATCATGCGTCGTATAAACAAGTACGGCACGTTTCAGGAAGCATATATGTCACTAACTGAAGAAGAGAAGCGGAAAATAAAGCGACACGAAGCATTCAAATCACCTCTCTTCGACGTAGTTGCTATGTTTAAGAGCGAGCTTGATAAATGGTTGTCCCTGTCTCCGAATCTGCATTTCATGTGCAAAGTCTTTCCGGTTTTCAAAGCAAGTTGGGGAGGAAGGGATGAGCTACAATATCGAGTTGTTCGTCTTAAACCGATACACTTGAACTACACAGAAGCACTTTCGGCATACATCGGTGATAACAACAGGTTCAGTTTACGCAACGATTATCTTGCGGAAATCAGCTTGTGATTGGGCCGCGAGCGAAGCGAGCGGCCCCTCTTCACGTTGCAAGCAGGTCAGTCTCTTTACTTGCTTAATCGAGTTGTGGTAATGAGCCGCAGTAGGTCGTCAAGGCCGAGCGGAGCGAGCTTGTGAAAGCCTTGACGAGCGATTCCATCCGCCGACACTGGATTATGCTCTTAGCGATAGCTAAGGGCTGGCTCACGCCGAGTGCGGAGTGCAGAGGCGGAGCCTTTGCGTTTCCCCGGATGGGGACGGAAGGGGCGATCTTTTGTTTTGAGTATCGCCACTCTATCCCGACACATCGCTGTGAAGTAATGGGCGGCGGGCGGCGAGTGCAAACGAGCCGCCCGCCGCCCATTACTGGCATGTCGATTGGTTTTCTTGTAGAATCAATCGGCGTATTCATCAAATTGAAGCTCAGAGCCCGGCCCTAATGCTTGTAAAACATCTTGAGGTAAAGCGACCATATATGCGTCATCCTCAACAGATACAGCTACTTTGTACGCATAGAAGGGCAATATAACCGCAGGCCGATGAATCCATCGGCGTCGGCCAGCAAAGATGCAAAGCTCGGTGTCAATTGATGTAACTCGCATCATCCACTCTTCGGCACTCAGTACAAAGCCGGATGGAAACTGCAAGCCTTTCTCGCTTGCTACGAGGCTATTACGGGCGTTCTCACTAGCCGATAGACTCCTTTATGCCTCTCGGCACTCTAAGTTCGTCTACAGCGGATTTTACGCTCCTTAACGCCATTTCGAACATTCGCGGTAATCCGCCAATCAACTTCAATGGTCGGCGGCAGAGTCACATGCATTGAAGAATTGAACTCGACAACCGCCGCACAGCTTTTCACGCCGGAAGAAGCCTGCTTTACTTCGTCCGCCAACTGCATTATTGTCTGCTAATGCTATAATCTCGAAGCGTTCATTTGTCAATTCGGAGATGCATTCAATCTTCCTCATACTTCCTGTGGATTCATCGTGAAGTGAGACTTCAATAGTACCAATGACGACGATAATTTGCGGATGAAGCCCGACAACGCTATCCGTATCTGCTTGTTGCACCGCCGCCGGTAAAAACTGCTGTTCGTCATTTTTGTTCATGTAGATCGTCCTCCAATGTGTGATTTGATGATGCTTAATGAAATGGATGAAGCCCATCGATAAACCGGGCGAGAATCGCTTTCTGAAGGCGTATATGATAATACCTCTGCATCACGTCGGCCTGAATCTCCGCCAACACTTGAATCAAAATGCGGGCCTCATGGTCATCATGCTCGCCGCGATATACATGAACCAGCAGTTTATCAGTCAGCCGTCCGCACGAATCAATGCGATGATGCAGATCATTGGCGGCGACCACCAAACGCTCGTACTCTTCCAACCATTGTTTACGCATATCTGTTGCCTCACTTTCATTGTGAAATGAAAACAGCGGCCCGCCGATAAGAGCGAACCGCTGTTGATAATGCGGATGATGAAAAATGACGATGAATTGTTTCGTTACAGAAGGCCGCGTTCCTTAAGACTTGTATAATCTGAACCGCTGACAATGACGTGATCCAGAAGTTCAATACCGATGATTTCACCAGCTTCAGCAAGTCGTTTGGTTAGCTGAATATCTTCTGGGCTAGGAAGCGTACATATTTGAGAAGGGTGATTATGCGAAACGATGATGGAACATGCAGAACGGCGAATGGCCGCTTTATAGACCTCTCTAGGATGGACAATTGCACCATTCAAGCTTCCAATGCTGATCGTCTCTTTTCCAATGATGTGATTCTTAGTCGAAAGAAAGATCACGATGAAGTGTTCTTTCTGCTCATAACCGATTTCCCAACGGAGGTACTCGAAAACATCCCGAGGACTGCGAATGATTGTCGGCTCTGTTTTCGGTACATTCATCATCTTAGCAAGTTGGATGGCGGCAACGATCTGCTTCGCTTTCACTTTACCGATACCACGAATGCTCAACAATTCTTGCTCGGTTACGTCCAGTAGTTGTTGCGGAGAATTAA
Coding sequences within it:
- the radC gene encoding RadC family protein, with the protein product MNINHTFKSLLAETLRESANSYLVEKIVSHFNSPQQLLDVTEQELLSIRGIGKVKAKQIVAAIQLAKMMNVPKTEPTIIRSPRDVFEYLRWEIGYEQKEHFIVIFLSTKNHIIGKETISIGSLNGAIVHPREVYKAAIRRSACSIIVSHNHPSQICTLPSPEDIQLTKRLAEAGEIIGIELLDHVIVSGSDYTSLKERGLL